The stretch of DNA agaagaaagaaaaaagagtgaaaagaatGGTTGCTTTTTAGGCTTTTCCTTTATTGTCCTTCGAGAAGTACTAgagttataaagagattttataaaaataaattcataaattgacgtgactttaTGTGAtacgttatatatattttataataaaaataacattatatcTAAGAAAATGCTAGGAAGTTACTCTTAggacttttttatattttttttacttaatgattaaggaagtattttttttaataatattgttttttttaaatatttaaaagtgttaaaaatatatgtaaaagaaaaaaaaaatagaaaacaactaGCAGTGCGAGTAGCACTAacttataatctaatgtatcatattaaatcatatcaatttatgaatttgcTTTTGTGAACTTCTTTTATGgcaaaatcatttcttttgtcCTAAACTACAAAGTATGATTAGattatatctttctttttgaaGGGGATATTATTTCTGAGTTACAGTTTCATTAGAATTCTTCAAAAGCTTTATAAATTAAGTTGAGAATTCAAATAATGGCTATCGCATCATCAATGCAATAGTTTggctttccttttcattctaGTCTCAATTTTTGACACCTCAATTGTGATTTTCTGAGGGTTTGGGAAATGGAGAGTAGAGACAGGCGGAGAGTTGAGGAAAAGAATACGACGTCGTAGTAAGTCTCACCACTCATCCACACCTGGCCGTTTAAACGTGGTTATTAAAACGGGATGTTTTAATGCCACGGAAGACGGCTATTTCTAGAGGGAGAAAGCGAGtcgagtgagagagagagatgtactTGAAGAAGGCCCTTTGGGCGAAGGAAGTAGCTTCGAAGGTGTCGCCGGAATCGGAGCCGCAGCAGCATTCTGCGGCTATGGTAGTCCAGGAACTGGTTGATTCGCTGAACCGGCAGCGGCTGTACCGGGAGATCACGCTGGCCCTGAAAACCGGGCTCCGTGACGCCCGAGCAGAGTTCTCGTTCCTCCGCATTCGCGGCCTCCGAAGTCTCCTCAATTTCCTCCGATCCGTTGCAGAGTCAGACTCCACCATCCAGCTCTTCTGCCTTACTCAGTCCGTCCCCGAGCTCCGAGGTTCCTTTTGTTTCATAAATGATAATCTCATCTTAGAGAGCTCTGCTTCTGAATTTGAAGTTTCTCGTTCTAATTCTAAAACGAAGACGTCTCATGCGTTCATCAACTAAACGCCAGTAAAAAATTAGTAACAACTCTAAATTTGGATTACATTGCCTTAACAAATTAGACTAGATTAGATTGCCGAAATgcaattgtgattattgtttgtgggTGGATGACTGTTGTAAGATCGAACTCGAATTGATAATATTGGTTTACGGTGTAATAGTGGTTCCGGCTTTGTTCCAACATTCACTAAAAGAGCCACAAGACGAGATAGTAGCAAATTTGGATCATTTATTTGGCGTAGAGCCTTTGAAGATAACTAGTCCCTCAACTGATGCCGAAGTGGCACTCGCGCTGCGGGTCTTGGAAGGTTGTTGCCTGCTCCATAGAGAGAGCACAGCTTTGGCCCATCACCATAAGGCAATTCAGGTATCCTCCGCTATTTATGTGGCTTAGCTTGTCATTGTGTTATAATTAGTAGTGTTAAGAGTCAGATATGATAGGAAGATTgttatattgaaaattataaatccaTGTAAA from Juglans microcarpa x Juglans regia isolate MS1-56 chromosome 3S, Jm3101_v1.0, whole genome shotgun sequence encodes:
- the LOC121257618 gene encoding uncharacterized protein LOC121257618, whose amino-acid sequence is MYLKKALWAKEVASKVSPESEPQQHSAAMVVQELVDSLNRQRLYREITLALKTGLRDARAEFSFLRIRGLRSLLNFLRSVAESDSTIQLFCLTQSVPELRVVPALFQHSLKEPQDEIVANLDHLFGVEPLKITSPSTDAEVALALRVLEGCCLLHRESTALAHHHKAIQVLINILSTRGVLEQGACLDALISIMLDSTANQMDFEACNGIEEVAELIRDKQLDENLRLKCGEFLLLLIGHVNGREKPPLAAIHEDISRLLGEKSASLIWAASQFGSTLDPKERLTALHIQAGRVLESLDLY